Proteins encoded within one genomic window of uncultured Draconibacterium sp.:
- a CDS encoding nucleotide sugar dehydrogenase — MNHKTNILKKVEQKELVVGIIGLGYVGLPLAVGFAEAGVHVLGFDKNEKKVNKINSGENYIKDVRDVALREVVENVTFHATTDFSEMNKCDALLICVPTPLDRFKKPDMSYIQSACEEIGEHMKPGTFISLESTTYPTTTEDFMLPIIEKESGMKHGDDFWLAYSPERVDPGNKNFVTKNTPKVLGALTEDGLEIGQAIYKFAIDNIHPVSSPRVAEMVKILENTYRLINISLINELALLSGKMDINIWEVIEAAKTKPFGFQAFYPGPGVGGHCIPLDPFYLEHIAKKFQFDLSMIHTAGHINMRMPHYMYIKIATALNRQKKAVNGSKVLFLGVAYKPNIDDERESPALEIIDTVIQKGGEVSYHDPFIPAIKTEKGNKLESVQLTEEALADADCVVITTNHSVFDADFIQVHSKLVVDMRNVIEEASEKVYKL, encoded by the coding sequence ATGAATCATAAAACTAATATTTTAAAGAAGGTAGAACAAAAGGAACTGGTAGTTGGTATAATCGGGTTGGGTTATGTTGGATTACCGCTTGCAGTTGGTTTCGCTGAAGCTGGCGTTCATGTTTTAGGCTTTGATAAAAACGAAAAAAAAGTAAATAAGATAAACAGTGGTGAGAATTATATCAAAGATGTAAGGGATGTAGCACTGCGTGAAGTTGTGGAGAATGTAACTTTTCATGCAACAACCGATTTCTCTGAGATGAATAAATGTGACGCGCTTTTGATCTGTGTTCCAACACCACTGGATCGTTTCAAGAAACCCGACATGAGTTACATTCAGTCGGCTTGCGAGGAGATCGGAGAGCACATGAAGCCGGGTACTTTTATTAGCCTCGAAAGCACAACTTATCCAACTACCACCGAGGATTTTATGCTTCCGATCATCGAAAAAGAATCGGGGATGAAACATGGTGATGATTTTTGGCTCGCTTATTCTCCAGAACGTGTTGATCCCGGTAATAAGAATTTTGTTACCAAGAATACGCCAAAGGTGTTGGGAGCTCTAACCGAAGACGGATTGGAAATAGGACAAGCTATTTATAAATTTGCCATCGATAATATTCATCCGGTAAGTTCACCACGGGTGGCCGAGATGGTAAAAATCCTGGAAAATACATATCGTTTAATCAATATTAGTTTAATTAACGAGTTGGCTCTTTTATCCGGGAAAATGGACATTAATATTTGGGAAGTGATTGAAGCCGCCAAAACCAAGCCGTTTGGATTTCAGGCGTTTTATCCGGGGCCGGGAGTTGGCGGACACTGTATCCCGCTCGATCCTTTTTACCTGGAACACATTGCAAAGAAGTTTCAATTCGACCTGAGTATGATACATACTGCGGGGCATATTAATATGCGGATGCCGCATTATATGTATATAAAAATAGCCACTGCCTTAAACCGACAAAAGAAGGCGGTGAATGGAAGTAAAGTGCTGTTCCTGGGTGTCGCATACAAACCGAATATTGATGACGAACGCGAATCGCCTGCCCTTGAAATTATTGATACCGTTATTCAAAAAGGAGGCGAGGTTAGCTATCACGATCCTTTTATACCTGCCATAAAAACTGAAAAAGGGAATAAGCTGGAATCGGTGCAATTAACCGAAGAGGCACTGGCA
- a CDS encoding DapH/DapD/GlmU-related protein, with translation MENEYYAHKTAVIDDGAKIGSGSKVWHFSHVMSSAIIGTSCILGQNVFVGNNVILGNNVKVQNNVSVYEGVICEDDVFLGPSMVFTNVVNPRSSVERKDEFKTTLVKKGATIGANVTIVCGVTLGEYCMIGAGAVVTKDILPFALVTGVPAKQTGWVSRSGEILGDDLTCPKTGEKYNLAGTNLEMVNDETSI, from the coding sequence ATGGAAAACGAATATTACGCGCACAAAACAGCGGTTATTGATGATGGAGCGAAAATAGGTTCCGGATCGAAAGTATGGCACTTTTCGCATGTAATGAGTTCTGCTATAATTGGAACGAGTTGCATCCTTGGGCAAAATGTTTTTGTTGGCAACAATGTAATTTTAGGCAACAATGTGAAAGTGCAGAATAATGTTTCAGTGTATGAAGGAGTAATTTGTGAGGATGACGTATTTTTGGGGCCTTCAATGGTGTTTACCAATGTTGTCAATCCTCGTAGTAGTGTTGAGCGAAAAGATGAATTCAAAACAACATTGGTAAAAAAAGGGGCAACAATAGGAGCAAACGTCACAATAGTATGCGGAGTAACTTTGGGCGAATATTGTATGATCGGTGCCGGAGCAGTCGTTACAAAGGATATCTTACCATTTGCATTGGTGACGGGAGTTCCCGCCAAACAAACTGGTTGGGTGAGCCGCAGTGGAGAAATTTTGGGCGACGATTTAACTTGCCCTAAAACCGGAGAAAAGTATAATTTAGCAGGCACAAATCTGGAAATGGTAAATGATGAAACGAGCATATAA
- a CDS encoding DegT/DnrJ/EryC1/StrS family aminotransferase, translating into MSDIYGQYLTMKAEIDDAIQEVIKSTRFIKSGKVLDFEAKLSDYLSTNVVACGNGTDALQLAFMALELKPGDEVITTPFSFISAVEVLVLMGLKPVFVDVCLDTFNLDVTQIEKVITSKTKAILPVHLFGQCANMDAILNIAEKYELFVVEDACQALGTDYLFADGTKKKAGTIGHIGCNSFFPSKNLGAFGDGGAVYSDDKTMADKIRSVANHGMKAKYEYQRVGINSRLDSMQAAILEVKLKYINKHIKARQTAARFYDEHLQNLSGVKIPARAEFSTHTFHQYTIQMEDRHELRNYLEAKGIPSMVYYPKALHLQEAYGNLGYHEGNFPVAEKLTHTVLSLPMHTEMDEEQLKFIVEAVKSFPQKR; encoded by the coding sequence ATGTCTGACATTTATGGGCAATACCTTACCATGAAGGCGGAGATTGATGACGCCATTCAGGAGGTGATAAAGTCTACACGCTTTATAAAGAGTGGAAAGGTGCTTGATTTCGAAGCGAAATTGTCTGATTATCTCAGTACCAATGTCGTTGCATGTGGAAACGGAACGGATGCCTTGCAGCTGGCTTTTATGGCTTTGGAATTAAAGCCGGGCGATGAGGTAATTACCACTCCTTTTTCGTTTATTTCAGCCGTTGAAGTTTTGGTGTTGATGGGGTTAAAACCTGTTTTTGTTGATGTTTGTCTGGATACTTTTAATCTGGATGTTACGCAAATTGAAAAGGTAATAACCTCAAAAACAAAAGCAATTTTGCCGGTGCATCTTTTTGGGCAATGTGCCAATATGGACGCAATATTAAACATTGCTGAAAAGTATGAGCTGTTTGTGGTTGAAGATGCATGTCAGGCGTTGGGAACAGATTATCTTTTTGCTGACGGAACAAAAAAGAAAGCCGGAACAATCGGCCACATAGGTTGTAATTCATTTTTTCCTTCAAAAAATTTGGGTGCTTTTGGCGATGGCGGTGCAGTATACTCAGACGATAAAACAATGGCCGACAAGATTCGTTCTGTTGCCAATCACGGTATGAAAGCCAAATACGAATATCAACGAGTTGGAATAAACTCACGGCTCGATAGTATGCAGGCTGCAATTCTTGAGGTGAAATTAAAATACATTAATAAGCATATAAAAGCCCGTCAAACTGCAGCTCGTTTCTATGATGAGCATTTACAAAATCTGTCAGGGGTTAAAATACCTGCCAGGGCTGAATTTAGCACACATACTTTTCATCAATATACCATTCAAATGGAGGATAGACATGAATTGAGAAATTATTTGGAAGCAAAAGGAATTCCATCAATGGTGTATTATCCGAAAGCCTTGCATTTGCAGGAGGCATACGGAAATTTAGGGTATCATGAAGGAAACTTTCCGGTAGCTGAGAAATTAACGCATACCGTATTGTCGCTGCCAATGCACACCGAGATGGATGAGGAACAATTAAAATTTATTGTTGAGGCAGTTAAAAGTTTCCCGCAAAAGCGATAA
- a CDS encoding DNA-3-methyladenine glycosylase yields the protein MIIDSSRIPNSFFQRNVTEVAPDLLGKILIRCFEDGTTQKFMITETEAYRGGKDKACHANKGKTARTKVMFDEGGLVYVYLIYGMYWMLNFVTGDAGDSSAVLIRGVEGISGPGRVGRALQLDKSFYGENLETSQRIWIEDSGMNPQFTTAPRVGIDYAGEPWVSKPWRFILK from the coding sequence ATGATAATAGATTCCAGTCGAATACCAAATTCTTTCTTCCAACGCAATGTAACCGAAGTTGCGCCCGATTTACTCGGGAAAATCTTGATAAGATGTTTTGAGGACGGAACAACACAAAAGTTTATGATTACTGAAACGGAAGCCTATCGCGGTGGCAAAGACAAAGCCTGTCATGCCAATAAAGGGAAAACTGCACGTACTAAAGTGATGTTTGACGAAGGTGGATTAGTATACGTTTACCTGATATATGGGATGTATTGGATGTTAAATTTTGTTACTGGCGATGCAGGAGATTCTTCTGCCGTTTTAATTCGGGGAGTGGAAGGTATTTCAGGGCCGGGAAGAGTTGGCCGGGCACTGCAACTCGACAAATCGTTTTATGGTGAAAACCTTGAAACTTCACAAAGAATATGGATTGAAGATTCGGGAATGAATCCACAGTTCACAACTGCTCCACGTGTTGGGATTGATTATGCCGGCGAACCATGGGTTAGCAAACCATGGCGGTTTATTTTAAAGTAA